From a single Candidatus Rokuibacteriota bacterium genomic region:
- a CDS encoding BrnT family toxin codes for MVFEWDTRKAAVNRAKHGVSFEEAGTVFGDPDALDGPDLRHSEEEPRFLRLGRAATGRLLIVAYAMRRQDDGESIRIISARRASRKERAAHAAQD; via the coding sequence ATCGTGTTCGAATGGGACACGCGGAAGGCCGCGGTGAACCGTGCCAAGCACGGCGTCTCGTTCGAGGAGGCGGGGACGGTGTTCGGTGACCCGGACGCCCTCGACGGCCCGGATCTGCGGCATTCCGAGGAGGAGCCGAGGTTCTTGCGGCTGGGCCGCGCGGCGACCGGCCGCCTGCTCATCGTGGCCTACGCCATGAGGAGGCAAGACGATGGCGAGAGCATCCGCATCATCAGCGCGCGCCGCGCGAGCCGCAAAGAGCGGGCGGCCCATGCGGCGCAGGATTGA
- a CDS encoding BrnA antitoxin family protein has translation MRRRIDFSDIPEASPAQIQAMRRVGRPPFGAAARRLIAIRIDPQVLDAVRREAKRRGLGYQSLINNLLAEHVARARSA, from the coding sequence ATGCGGCGCAGGATTGATTTCTCCGACATCCCGGAGGCTTCCCCGGCCCAGATCCAGGCGATGCGACGGGTGGGCCGGCCTCCGTTCGGGGCCGCGGCCCGGCGACTGATCGCGATCCGCATCGACCCCCAGGTTCTCGACGCGGTCCGGCGCGAGGCCAAACGGCGGGGACTGGGCTACCAATCCCTCATCAACAACCTCCTCGCGGAGCACGTCGCGCGCGCGCGGAGCGCCTGA